The following are from one region of the Odontesthes bonariensis isolate fOdoBon6 chromosome 12, fOdoBon6.hap1, whole genome shotgun sequence genome:
- the LOC142396961 gene encoding gamma-crystallin M2-like isoform X1 produces the protein MEKPPFSIVFYEDRNFQGRSYECDTDCPDVHPHFSRCNSVKVESGCWVLYEKPNYTGYQYVLTRGEYPEYQRWMGYNDTIRSCRTFSYVSTEAYRMRIYDRPNFQGQMMEFSEDCESVQEHFRSRDIYSCNVMEGFWTLYEHPSFRGRQYFMRPGEYRKFSEWGAACAATGSFRRVTEF, from the exons ATGGAAAAACCACCGTTTTCA ATCGTATTTTATGAGGACAGAAACTTCCAGGGTCGCTCGTATGAGTGCGACACCGATTGCCCTGACGTGCACCCCCACTTCAGCCGCTGCAACTCCGTCAAAGTGGAGAGCGGCTGCTGGGTGCTGTACGAGAAGCCCAACTACACCGGCTACCAGTACGTCCTGACCAGGGGAGAGTACCCAGAGTACCAGCGCTGGATGGGCTACAACGACACCATCCGCTCCTGCCGCACCTTCTCCTATGTGAGTACA GAGGCCTACCGCATGCGCATCTACGATCGCCCCAACTTCCAGGGTCAGATGATGGAGTTCAGCGAGGACTGCGAGTCGGTGCAGGAGCACTTCCGCAGCCGTGACATCTACTCCTGCAACGTCATGGAGGGCTTCTGGACCCTCTACGAGCACCCCAGCTTCCGCGGGCGGCAGTACTTCATGAGGCCCGGCGAGTACCGCAAGTTCAGCGAGTGGGGGGCCGCCTGCGCCGCCACCGGCTCCTTCCGCAGAGTCACAGAGTTTTAA
- the LOC142396961 gene encoding gamma-crystallin M2-like isoform X2: MGRIVFYEDRNFQGRSYECDTDCPDVHPHFSRCNSVKVESGCWVLYEKPNYTGYQYVLTRGEYPEYQRWMGYNDTIRSCRTFSYVSTEAYRMRIYDRPNFQGQMMEFSEDCESVQEHFRSRDIYSCNVMEGFWTLYEHPSFRGRQYFMRPGEYRKFSEWGAACAATGSFRRVTEF; the protein is encoded by the exons ATCGTATTTTATGAGGACAGAAACTTCCAGGGTCGCTCGTATGAGTGCGACACCGATTGCCCTGACGTGCACCCCCACTTCAGCCGCTGCAACTCCGTCAAAGTGGAGAGCGGCTGCTGGGTGCTGTACGAGAAGCCCAACTACACCGGCTACCAGTACGTCCTGACCAGGGGAGAGTACCCAGAGTACCAGCGCTGGATGGGCTACAACGACACCATCCGCTCCTGCCGCACCTTCTCCTATGTGAGTACA GAGGCCTACCGCATGCGCATCTACGATCGCCCCAACTTCCAGGGTCAGATGATGGAGTTCAGCGAGGACTGCGAGTCGGTGCAGGAGCACTTCCGCAGCCGTGACATCTACTCCTGCAACGTCATGGAGGGCTTCTGGACCCTCTACGAGCACCCCAGCTTCCGCGGGCGGCAGTACTTCATGAGGCCCGGCGAGTACCGCAAGTTCAGCGAGTGGGGGGCCGCCTGCGCCGCCACCGGCTCCTTCCGCAGAGTCACAGAGTTTTAA
- the LOC142396042 gene encoding gamma-crystallin S-1-like: MGKVCARIIFYEDRNFGGQYYECTSDCADLHSMFDHCRSIRVESGTFMVYDRPGYVGNQHLMRRGDYSDYMGMTGMNDCVRSCRVIPTHNGSFQLRLFQHFDMGGEMVELMEDCPNLMDRFRLSNFNSCSVMDGHWLLYEHPNYRGRHYYLRPGQYRSFSQWNAMSSRIGSIRRLTDL, encoded by the exons atggGAAAGGTTTGTGCTCGG ATCATCTTCTACGAGGACAGAAACTTCGGAGGTCAGTACTATGAGTGCACGAGCGACTGTGCCGACCTGCACTCCATGTTCGATCACTGCCGCTCCATCAGGGTGGAGAGCGGCACGTTCATGGTGTACGACCGGCCGGGCTACGTGGGGAACCAGCACCTCATGAGGAGGGGCGATTACTCCGACTACATGGGCATGACGGGCATGAACGACTGTGTCCGATCCTGCCGTGTGATCCCCACG CACAACGGCAGCTTCCAGTTGAGGCTGTTCCAGCACTTCGACATGGGAGGTGAGatggtggagctgatggaggactGCCCCAACCTCATGGACCGCTTCCGCCTCTCTAACTTCAACTCCTGCAGCGTGATGGACGGCCACTGGCTGCTGTACGAGCACCCCAACTACAGGGGGCGCCACTACTACCTGAGGCCCGGCCAGTACCGCAGCTTCAGCCAGTGGAACGCCATGAGCTCCAGGATCGGCTCCATCAGGCGTCTCACGGACCTCTAA